GGTGATGGAAACCAGAGGCTGGCTCATTGTTTTGCTAATGGTCTTGAGGCGCGGTTAGCCGGTACAGGAAGCCAGATTTACAAAGGGATTGTGAGTAAACCGAGGTCTGCTGCAGCTGTGCTCAAGGCTCACCAGCTTTTCCTTGCGTGTTGCCCTTTCAGGAAGCTCTCTTATTTCATTACCAACAAGACAATACGAGATCTTGTCGGAAACTCTCCTAGAGTTCATGTTATTGACTTTGGTATCCTCTATGGTTTCCAGTGGCCAACTCTTATCCACCGGTTTTCGATATATGGGAAACCGAAGGTTCGGGTCACCGGGATTGAGTTTCCTCAGCCAGGGTTTCGTCCTACGCAGCGGGTTGAAGAGACTGGTGAGAGGTTAGCAGCGTATGCTAAACAGTTTGGTGTGCCGTTTGAGTATAAAGCCATTGCTAAAAAGTGGGATGCTGTTCAGCTTGAAGATCTTGATATAGACAGGGATGAGATCACTGTTGTTAATTGTCTGTACAGAGCTGAGAATTTGCATGACGAGTCGGTCAAAGTAGAGAGCTGTAGAGACGCTGTTCTCAGTTTGATAGGGAAGATCAATCCCGATCTTTTCGTCTTTGGCATTGTGAATGGTGCATACAACGCCCCGTTCTTCGTGACACGGTTTCGCGAGGCTCTTTTTCATTTCTCATCGATTTTCGACATGCTTGAGACAATTGTGCCACGGGAAGATGAAGAGAGGATGTTTCTTGAGATGGAGGTCTTTGGGAGAGAGGCATTGAATGTGATTGCCTGCGAAGGTTGGGAAAGAGTGGAGAGGCCTGAGACGTATAAGCAGTGGCATGTCAGAGCTATGAGGTCAGGGTTGGTGCAAGTCCCATTTGACCCAGACATTATGAAGACATCACTGCATAAGGTGAACACATTCTACCACAAGGACTTTGTGATCGATCAAGATAACCGGTGGTTATTGCAAGGCTGGAAGGGAAGAACCGTAATGGCTCTTTCTGTTTGGAAACCAGAGTCCAAGGCTTGACCTTGTGGTGGGCATAACAGGGACCATCTCTTTTCTTTTTCTATAGGTACAGCTCAGATTCATATCCACATTGCCTTGTAAATACCATCTGCTTCTTTCGAGACATTGTACTGAGAGTCTGAGACTGTGTCATCTCTTTTGCAGATGAAAGACTAGAGTGCTGCGTCTAAAGAATCACATTTTATGTAAGTCAAATTTTATGACATACTCAGCTAGGTTCTCCTAACGTTATTCTTGTAGCTAGGGATGATGAGATTGAGAGAGTTTGTATATTGCTAGCAGAGTTAACTTGTCTTAGATTGTAACACGTATTATAAGAGGAAGCTTAGAGAGAATATGGTTTTTGAAAGGAGGTTTTTTACTTCTCCAATGTACACGCGAGGACCAATGCTACATTGAAATAAGATGTGTTGCTAATACTATCTCTGGAAAATTCTTCAGCTTGGAATCTGAGCTCCTAGTTATTAGTTGTGGTCCTTCATCGCTATTTGCTAGTTTTGATGATCTCTAAATATATTTCAAAGGCCTTTTGATGTTACTTAGAATCTCGGGCAAGACCCCTCGAGATATAGAGTAAGCCCGTTCAGACACACAAAGAACTCATTCCTCTCATTCTCAAATCCTACGACTCTGCTACAAGGGCAAAGATATGAAAAAACACTATCTGAGTATCAGAACCGAGTGGTTACTTGAGTGAAAAGCACCTTCAAGTCCTTTGTTGGAGTGCCTGTTCCTTCGGGCTTTGAGGCCAGGTCAAAGTGCTTTAAGTTTTGCCTCCTGAAGCTGCGACGCCTGCTCGAATAGGACACCGTAGATTAGGAGAAAAGATTAATGAAAGATATAGTAAATGAATCCTTTTCTTGTCATAGTGAACACAACTGAATAAATTATTAAAAAAATTCAATAACCACGTTAACTATATAATTAAAATTTTATATTTGATATGTTATAATTAAAATTTTATATTTGTTTCGTATATGTTATATTTTGAATTTTTAAAATGATTATAAATTACTAAATTACTAAAACTGTTAAGAGTTTCACGTTAAAATTTTTATGATCCATGATTTAAATTTTTTCTTATGACAAGAACAAATAATTACAAAAAATCATATAAATAAAAAATCTCATTTAATAAATATTCTGATAATATATATATATATATATATATATATTAATATTGTTTAAATTAAACAATATAATATATAAAATAAATAAAATATTTTAATTTCAAAATTTGCTTTGGTCAATATTTTTTGATAAAACCTTTGAAAAAATATTGACAATTTAAAATTTAAATTTTGCATTGAGTTTAAAAAATATATATAAATTACTAAAACTATTAACCATCCCACAAAATTGTTTTTGTTATAAAAAGATACAAATGATCAAAAAATTATATGAGTAGAAACATCATTTAATACATATCAATATTAAAAATGTACTCTATATATATGTGTGTTAACATCATTTAAATTAATTATATACCGTATAAAATAGAAAAATGATTGTTTGAATTAATAAAATTTATTTAGGTGCTCGCACCAATTTAATTATATACTGACTTATTAATATTAAGTATATATTTTATTATTTCATAATACCTAAAAACATATGATACATGAAAATAATTTATATATACGGTCCGCTAGATCTTAACCAGTATTTAATATTTTATACAATTTTACAACTACAGTTATGTACATTTTCGGGTAGAGCCCAAATCATCAAATCTGGTTTGGATTTTGAATTAAGTAATTAGACCGGTAAAAACTTGCGAACCGATTATGGTACTCTTCAAACCGTATTGTATCTTTCCCAAAACCCTTCTCTGCTCTAAGAACCACCTGAGTTTGAGTTAGTCTCGCATCCTCTCTCTCTCTCTCTCTGTGACAGAGTGAGTTCATGGGTTTTGTTTCCCTCAAATAAAAATCGAACCTTTGAAGCTTAACTTCTCGCATCCTCTTTCTCCTTGTCAAGCCACAGCTCGAAACCAGGTTGGTTTAGTTTTCTTCTCAATTTGCATTTTAAAGTGTAGCTGTTGGCACTGACTTAAGGTTTTGGTCTAAGCACTCTTCTTCTTCGTTGAACGGAACTGAATACAGAGTTCAGTATGCGATGATGAATCTAGTTGTTTGTATTGGTTGCTAATACTGCAGCTATGTTCTAGATGTTGCTTCTGAAACAGAGCTCAGCTGCTGTTCTTGTCTCTGGGAATCCAAGTCCTGTCCTTTACACTCCTCGCTTCACTTCCAGAGTTGGATCTCTTCCAGTTAGCAAAACGAACTCCTCACAGAGTTTCCCCATGGCGAATCTTACTTCTTCTTCATCTGAGAAACTCAACCCGGTGTTAGCGTGTAGCTCTCACGAAGCTTCTCCTATCAGGTACCTTTGTCCCCTGTAGCTCCCCAACTGTTTGGAGTATAATGTTGTCACATCATAACGGTTCTTGTTTCCAATGTTATTTTGCTTTTTCTCTTTGAAAGCGAGGATACACATATCAAGGGAGTCTCTGAGATCATTGTGGGAGTGTTGGGAGGTGGACAACTAGGTCGTATGCTTTGCCAAGCCGCTTCTCAAATGGCTATCAAAGTTATGATTTTAGATCCTTCAAAGAACTGTTCAGCAAGTTCTTTAGCTTATAGCCACATGGTTGATAGCTTTGACGACAGTGCTACTGTTGAAGAGTTTGCAAAAAGGTCCCTTCTGTTGCTTTAATGCGTTAGATTTCCCATTGTTATTGCCTGTAACAGTATTGATAGATGATTTTGTTTTATTGCCGTAGTTAGATGTGGAGTCTTGACAGTTGAAATTGAACATGTTGACGTGGAAACACTAGAGAAGCTTGAGAAACAAGGAGTAGATGTCCAACCAAACGCCTCTACTATCAGGATAATTCAGGTTTCTTAATCGAAGTGTGTTGACTATTTTAACCTTTTCAAGCAATATGTTTTTGTATGAGGCAGTTTGATGTTTTTTCAGGATAAGTACATGCAAAAAGTTCATTTCTCTCGGCATGGCATCCCACTTCCAGAGTTTATGGAGGTTAGGCCTTTCTTTATGTTTTGTTTTCCATGAATCATTAGGAGTTTTTTAAGTATCTTTGACCCACCTAAGCCTTGACGTTACAGATAAGTGATATTGAAGGAGCTGAAAGAGCAGGTGAACTTTTTGGTTACCCTCTCATGATCAAGAGCAAGAGATTAGCTTATGATGGACGCGGAAATGCAGTTGCCAATAGCCAAGACGCGCTTACTTCTGCTGTAACGGGTAATGCCTTTACTAAACGATATGTAAAGTAGTTTCACAGATTCTAGTTAGCAACCTTTGCTTCGATTGTTTTACACAGCTCTTGGAGGTTTCAGTCGTGGTTTGTACGTTGAGAAATGGGCACCCTTTGTAAAGGTAAAGCGATGATCACAATCTCTTTTGCTTTAGTAACTTATCACCCTCTGATGTTTATAATCATTTACGTCTAAAACTTGTAGGAGTTGGCTGTTATTGTGGCTAGGGGAAGAGATGGTTCCATGGTTTGTTATCCCGTTGTTGAAACTGTTCACAGGTAACACAAAGAAACTGGACTTAATGTGATTTATATAAGATATGGTTTGTTTACCTCTCTACTAATAGACCTTAATGAAATGCACTCTCTAGGGATAACATATGCCATATAGTTAAAGCACCAGCAGATGTGCCTTGGAAGATCAGCAAACTTGCCACCGATGTTGCTCAAAAGGCTGTTGGTTCTTTAGAAGGCGCTGGTGTTTTCGCCGTTGAGCTGTTCTTGACAGATGATGGTCAGGTACTGTCATACAATTTAGGCTCTTTGATGTTTTTTTTTAACTTATCAGAGTTTTAATTCCTCTCAGATCCTGCTGAACGAAGTTGCACCTAGACCACACAACAGTGGCCATCAAACTATCGAGTCATGTTATACTTCACAGTTTGAGCAACACTTGCGAGCTGTGGTTGGTCTTCCACTCGGTGATCCGTCGATGAGAACTCCTGCCTCCATTATGTACAATATTCTGGGCGAAGATGATGTAATGGATGCTTCCGCTTTTTACTCTATTTGTTTGAAGTGTCTTTGTTCGTATCAGTTTAAATTTTGATGTTACAGGGAGAAGCTGGTTTTAGATTGGCTCACCGGCTCATTGCAAGAGCTCTGAGTGTTCCAGGTGCATCTGTGCATTGGTATGACAAGCCAGGTTAGATGCCTGTTCTCTTACTCTTTTCTCGTGAACTGTATAGTTAACTCAAAAAGATTGTATATGATGAAATCTTGTTGTTAGAAATGAGAAAACAACGGAAGATGGGGCACATCACTCTTGTTGGGAAGTCTATTGGTGTATTGGAACAAAGGTTGCATTGTATATTAAATGAACAAAGCCGTCAACTACATGGTCAGTTTCTATACTGCATAATTTGGAATTTTTAGTCCATTGGCTTTTTTACTTTTCAATGTATCTGACTGAAGTTATGTTGCATTTTGTCTTAGACATTGCAGAGACACCTCGTGTTGGTATCATCATGGGTTCAGACTCGGATCTTCCTGTTATGAAAGATGCTGCAAAAATTCTTGACATGTTTGGTGTTACATATGAGGTAATAAGAAACTTGAATTTAGACATTAATCATGGCATTGGTCTCTTTGCATCGTGAATGTCATCATTGGTTTGGTTTACAGGTGAAGATAGTTTCAGCACATCGGACACCAGAGATGATGTTTTCATATGCAAGCTCAGCTCATAGTCGAGGCGTACAAGTGATAATTGCAGGTGCTGGTGGTGCTGCTCACTTACCAGGTATGTCTTAAAAATGAAACTCATCTTGTTCATTAAAAAACACTAGATTCTCTCAAACAGATGTGTGTCTTTTCTTTGTTTTGAAAATTAGGTATGGTTGCTTCACTCACTCCGTTGCCTGTGATTGGTGTCCCTGTACGTGCTACCCGTTTGGATGGAGTTGATTCACTTCTCTCCATTGTTCAGGTACACGCATCTGTTGCTTCATGATTCACTTTCGTTTTGTCAATTATTCAAACCTTTTACATTCTTTTTATGGTATTACAAAAGATGCCTAGGGGTGTTCCTGTAGCCACAGTTGCTATAAACAACTCCACCAACGCAGCCTTGCTTGCTATCAGGATGCTGGGGATCTCTGATACTGATCTCGTCTCAAGGTTCTTATTTTTATTTTTCTCTTGTTACATAAGAGTCAGCATAATCAAGAATAAATAATACTTATGGGTTTTGGTTTGATCAGGATGAGTCAG
The DNA window shown above is from Brassica oleracea var. oleracea cultivar TO1000 chromosome C3, BOL, whole genome shotgun sequence and carries:
- the LOC106327976 gene encoding scarecrow-like protein 9, which gives rise to MITDPAPVDRTRLPDQPSSLTLFDGYNYNHGLSNNQNAFATSAAGEEEDPADEFDFSDAVLGYISQILMEEDMDDRVCMLQESLDLEAAERSLYEAIGKKYPPSPERSSPYIENLDHVVPAGDRNGSGGGFMSGGMKPMSGGGFTLDFRNPQSLCSPVLSVPQSPYGVHESWNASRDDQSVWLFRRGVEEDSERNEMIVNFREDSRSKGRRNPNSGEEERCSKLPAVFSETILRSDVVDKILVHVPGGESMKEFDALREVLKKGVGKKKASAPQEGKRRARGRGRGRGRGRGGGVKKEVVDLRSLLIHCAQAVAADDSRCAGQLLKQIRQHSTPFGDGNQRLAHCFANGLEARLAGTGSQIYKGIVSKPRSAAAVLKAHQLFLACCPFRKLSYFITNKTIRDLVGNSPRVHVIDFGILYGFQWPTLIHRFSIYGKPKVRVTGIEFPQPGFRPTQRVEETGERLAAYAKQFGVPFEYKAIAKKWDAVQLEDLDIDRDEITVVNCLYRAENLHDESVKVESCRDAVLSLIGKINPDLFVFGIVNGAYNAPFFVTRFREALFHFSSIFDMLETIVPREDEERMFLEMEVFGREALNVIACEGWERVERPETYKQWHVRAMRSGLVQVPFDPDIMKTSLHKVNTFYHKDFVIDQDNRWLLQGWKGRTVMALSVWKPESKA
- the LOC106328958 gene encoding phosphoribosylaminoimidazole carboxylase, chloroplastic-like, which gives rise to MLLLKQSSAAVLVSGNPSPVLYTPRFTSRVGSLPVSKTNSSQSFPMANLTSSSSEKLNPVLACSSHEASPISEDTHIKGVSEIIVGVLGGGQLGRMLCQAASQMAIKVMILDPSKNCSASSLAYSHMVDSFDDSATVEEFAKRCGVLTVEIEHVDVETLEKLEKQGVDVQPNASTIRIIQDKYMQKVHFSRHGIPLPEFMEISDIEGAERAGELFGYPLMIKSKRLAYDGRGNAVANSQDALTSAVTALGGFSRGLYVEKWAPFVKELAVIVARGRDGSMVCYPVVETVHRDNICHIVKAPADVPWKISKLATDVAQKAVGSLEGAGVFAVELFLTDDGQILLNEVAPRPHNSGHQTIESCYTSQFEQHLRAVVGLPLGDPSMRTPASIMYNILGEDDGEAGFRLAHRLIARALSVPGASVHWYDKPEMRKQRKMGHITLVGKSIGVLEQRLHCILNEQSRQLHDIAETPRVGIIMGSDSDLPVMKDAAKILDMFGVTYEVKIVSAHRTPEMMFSYASSAHSRGVQVIIAGAGGAAHLPGMVASLTPLPVIGVPVRATRLDGVDSLLSIVQMPRGVPVATVAINNSTNAALLAIRMLGISDTDLVSRMSQYQEDMREENMVKGEKLERQGWESYLNQ